A DNA window from Rhipicephalus sanguineus isolate Rsan-2018 chromosome 8, BIME_Rsan_1.4, whole genome shotgun sequence contains the following coding sequences:
- the LOC119401388 gene encoding uncharacterized protein LOC119401388, with protein MSGLSGLTHSFARMMGTFCGVIWDTRTDWSDVLAMKGAREVLEGVKYPDDATRRSLYASWLRVLASDVWQDSFDHLMLECVAATPSPSNPEKPLYADIFKAHDPIDRHFPDVVTPVLNPEKRPRLFSGKRRAVEPLPSLPGFVDFVADLLRKSQDSRAALDEAGLIIGFCSLALATVVAKPADLREFLQTRLKSALAAAVPTSFEGDVHCPSERFLSQLTQKAHFITSQVKPFIVLLVLGQYCFHAGAKDAAPSADMKFLEQGFLEPAKFGQLAIVELLYKAEEETGIPAAVLNRKLCAEYFPRSPEVTITSQRVEAFLKGGEEPKQRTRPWCRAANRHFFMYLNLDMNLPYAIRLTAMVASDPDHQLWQRPEYARVPAYEKDRVQRWATNFKRDYRRERVVEESAKRDTNRGRHDIV; from the exons ATGAGCGGGCTGTCAGGTCTCACTCATTCCTTCGCCCGCATGATGGGCACATTCTGCGGCGTCATCTGGGACACGCGGACCGACTGGAGCGACGTTCTGGCCATGAAGGGCGCCCGTGAGGTGCTCGAGGGCGTCAAGTACCCGGACGACGCCACCAGGCGGTCTCTGTACGCGTCCTGGCTCCGCGTACTCGCCTCCGACGTGTGGCAGGACTCATTCGACCACCTCATGCTCGAGTGCGTGGCTGCCACGCCGTCTCCTTCGAACCCCGAGAAGCCGCTGTACGCGGATATCTTCAAGGCCCACGATCCCATCGACCGGCACTTCCCCGACGTCGTGACTCCCGTCTTGAACCCCGAGAAGAGGCCGCGACTGTTCTCGGGCAAACGGAGGGCCGTCGAGCCGCTTCCTTCACTGCCGGGCTTCGTGGACTTCGTGGCGGACCTGCTGCGGAAGAGTCAGGACTCTAGGGCGGCCCTCGACGAAGCCGGCTTGATCATCGGCTTCTGCAGCCTGGCGCTAGCCACGGTCGTAGCCAAGCCGGCGGACCTGCGGGAGTTCTTGCAGACCCGCTTGAAGAGCGCGCTTGCCGCGGCAGTGCCGACGTCGTTCGAAGGCGATGTCCACTGCCCGAGCGAAAGATTCCTCTCCCAACTCACCCAGAAGGCGCACTTTATCACCAGCCAGGTGAAGCCCTTCATTGTGCTGCTGGTGCTCGGTCAGTACTGCTTCCACGCCGGCGCGAAGGATGCTGCACCGAG TGCCGACATGAAGTTCTTGGAGCAAGGCTTCCTGGAGCCAGCAAAGTTCGGCCAACTGGCGATTGTCGAGCTGCTGTACAAGGCGGAGGAAGAAACGGGGATCCCAGCTGCTGTGCTCAACAGGAAGCTTTGTGCAGAATATTTCCCACGCAGTCCAGAG GTCACGATAACCAGCCAACGTGTTGAAGCGTTCCTGAAAGGCGGGGAAGAACCGAAGCAGCGAACCAGACCGTGGTGCCGTGCTGCCAACCGGCACTTCTTCATGTACCTCAACTTGGACATGAACTTGCCCTACGCAATAAGGCTGACGGCGATGGTGGCGTCAGACCCTGACCATCAGCTGTGGCAGCGACCGGAGTACGCCCGAGTCCCTGCGTATGAGAAGGATAGGGTGCAACGGTGGGCCACGAACTTCAAGCGCGACTACCGCCGCGAAAGGGTCGTGGAGGAATCTGCCAAGCGCGACACCAACCGCGGCCGCCATGACATCGTTTAG